In Vagococcus luciliae, one genomic interval encodes:
- the rph gene encoding ribonuclease PH translates to MRHDKRKNNEMRKVSFVLDYLDYPEGSVLVNFGNTKVIVNATIENSVPPFLRETGTGWVTAEYSMLPRATHTRNRRESSKGKLTGRTMEIQRLIGRSLRSVIDLKKLGERSIVIDCDVIQADGGTRTASITGAFLALKMAVDTLVESGELTENPITSHLAAISVGLNHYGEAITDLDYEEDSAAQVDCNVVMTEKLELIEIQGTGEEATFTRGELNQLLDYAEKSVTELIRLQKNALALRNVAKKQEEPVLKNHLLIATRNEGKAKEFVELFKSRGYEIKTLLDYPEMADIEETGKTFEENARLKAEGIAKELNCLVLADDSGLKVDALGGQPGVYSARYAGERKSDAANNAKLLHELTDIPMDERTAQFHCTLVLAEPGKESLVVSGELSGMIGRIPRGNNGFGYDPLFIIPETDKTLAEMTADEKNKISHRAKALHELDKKIDAWLGEKSK, encoded by the coding sequence ATGAGACATGATAAACGAAAAAATAATGAAATGAGAAAAGTATCTTTTGTATTAGACTATTTAGATTATCCTGAAGGGTCAGTTTTAGTTAATTTTGGAAATACAAAAGTCATTGTTAACGCAACGATAGAAAACTCTGTTCCTCCATTTTTAAGAGAGACAGGAACAGGATGGGTAACGGCTGAATATAGTATGTTACCACGAGCAACGCATACTCGAAATAGACGGGAAAGTAGCAAGGGTAAATTAACAGGGCGTACTATGGAAATACAACGATTGATTGGTCGGTCACTACGTTCGGTGATTGATTTGAAAAAATTAGGTGAACGCTCGATTGTAATTGATTGCGATGTGATTCAAGCAGATGGAGGTACTAGAACAGCTAGTATTACGGGTGCATTTTTAGCCTTAAAAATGGCAGTGGATACTTTAGTAGAAAGCGGAGAATTAACAGAAAATCCAATTACATCTCACTTGGCTGCGATTAGTGTGGGGTTAAATCACTATGGAGAAGCAATCACAGATTTAGATTATGAAGAAGATTCAGCAGCTCAAGTTGATTGTAATGTTGTGATGACAGAAAAATTAGAATTAATTGAGATTCAAGGGACAGGTGAAGAGGCAACCTTTACAAGAGGAGAGTTGAATCAATTATTAGATTATGCTGAAAAAAGCGTGACAGAACTTATTCGCTTGCAAAAAAATGCGTTAGCGTTAAGAAATGTTGCAAAAAAACAAGAAGAACCTGTTTTGAAAAATCATTTATTAATTGCGACAAGAAATGAAGGAAAAGCAAAAGAGTTTGTTGAATTATTTAAATCAAGAGGATACGAGATTAAAACATTACTTGATTATCCAGAAATGGCAGATATTGAAGAAACAGGAAAAACATTTGAAGAAAATGCTCGACTAAAAGCAGAAGGAATTGCTAAAGAGTTAAATTGCTTGGTTTTAGCAGATGATTCTGGTTTGAAAGTAGATGCGTTGGGTGGGCAACCAGGCGTTTATTCAGCAAGATATGCAGGTGAGAGAAAAAGTGATGCAGCGAACAATGCTAAATTATTACATGAATTAACTGATATACCAATGGATGAACGTACAGCACAGTTTCATTGTACGCTAGTACTTGCTGAACCAGGGAAAGAAAGTTTGGTGGTATCCGGCGAATTATCAGGTATGATTGGTCGTATTCCACGTGGAAATAATGGATTTGGATATGATCCATTATTTATTATTCCAGAGACAGATAAAACATTAGCAGAAATGACGGCAGATGAAAAAAATAAGATTAGTCATCGAGCAAAGGCTTTACATGAATTGGATAAAAAAATAGATGCTTGGTTAGGAGAGAAAAGCAAATGA
- the cbpB gene encoding cyclic-di-AMP-binding protein CbpB, which yields MIGSTVKKLLLENEADFLISAENVATLNEINSLEHALLVLTKIGYSRVPVLNKEEQLVGLVSLSQVVDQMFGMEDFEPQNLSGKKVSDVMDTNMSPAQLPIDLEKTLHLLVDNNFIPVVDENNQFMGIITRKEILKAVNHLAHELETEYNVMMK from the coding sequence ATGATTGGATCGACTGTAAAAAAATTATTGCTAGAAAATGAAGCAGATTTTTTAATATCTGCAGAAAATGTGGCAACACTAAATGAAATAAATTCACTCGAGCATGCTCTACTTGTTTTAACGAAAATAGGGTATTCTCGAGTACCAGTTTTAAATAAAGAAGAACAATTAGTAGGTTTAGTTTCTCTATCACAAGTAGTTGATCAAATGTTTGGAATGGAAGATTTTGAGCCACAAAATTTGTCTGGTAAAAAAGTATCTGATGTAATGGATACAAATATGTCACCTGCACAATTGCCGATAGATTTAGAAAAAACACTCCATTTATTAGTTGATAACAATTTTATTCCTGTCGTGGATGAAAACAATCAATTTATGGGGATTATTACGAGAAAAGAAATATTAAAAGCTGTTAATCATTTAGCACATGAATTAGAGACGGAATATAACGTGATGATGAAATAA
- a CDS encoding DUF948 domain-containing protein, translated as MTGTEVAAIIAAVAFAVLVVVLVIFLLQLNKNITKSMEKVNGILDEADKTVTVLTQDVDILLKQSEDLLVIGNDLLSDVTQKVETIDPLFHAVADLSESVSELNSSSKTILSKVGEASKTAATATVVGKAAQTASHLFKKNK; from the coding sequence ATGACAGGAACAGAAGTAGCCGCTATAATAGCTGCTGTAGCGTTTGCAGTATTAGTAGTAGTGCTAGTCATTTTTTTATTGCAATTAAATAAAAATATAACCAAATCAATGGAAAAAGTTAATGGAATTTTAGATGAAGCGGACAAAACCGTCACAGTTTTAACACAAGATGTTGATATACTGTTAAAACAAAGTGAAGATTTATTAGTCATTGGAAATGATTTACTATCTGATGTGACGCAAAAAGTAGAAACAATTGATCCCCTATTTCATGCGGTAGCTGATTTAAGTGAAAGCGTATCAGAATTAAACAGTTCAAGCAAAACAATATTATCAAAAGTAGGGGAAGCAAGTAAGACAGCAGCTACTGCAACAGTTGTGGGAAAGGCAGCACAGACAGCTTCTCATTTGTTTAAGAAAAATAAATAG
- the racE gene encoding glutamate racemase, which produces MNYIKNEVDVMNNQPIGFLDSGVGGLTVVREALKQLPNETLYYIGDTARCPYGPRPVEQIKEFTWDMVHFLLNKNVKMIVIACNTATAVALEEIKESLDIPVVGVIVPGSRAALRETHNGRIGVIGTVGTINSEEYTKEIKRKSLNVNVLGLACPKFVPIVESHEYQSTIAKKVVAETLQYFKTSNIDTLVMGCTHYPLLKPFIKDVMGEKVKLIDSGAETITEVSVLLDYYEIAALPDTSLKEHQFYTTGSVRNFEKISSDWLSLENIIVEHVDITRMGD; this is translated from the coding sequence ATGAATTATATAAAGAATGAGGTAGACGTCATGAACAATCAGCCAATTGGTTTTTTGGATTCTGGTGTAGGAGGATTAACAGTTGTAAGAGAAGCATTAAAACAACTACCAAATGAGACACTGTATTACATTGGAGATACTGCTAGATGTCCATATGGACCACGTCCAGTTGAACAAATTAAAGAATTCACATGGGATATGGTTCACTTTTTATTAAATAAGAATGTCAAAATGATTGTGATTGCATGTAATACTGCAACTGCTGTCGCTTTGGAAGAAATTAAAGAGTCATTAGATATTCCTGTTGTAGGGGTGATTGTCCCAGGATCTCGAGCTGCTTTACGAGAAACGCATAATGGACGTATTGGTGTCATCGGAACGGTTGGAACGATAAATAGTGAAGAATATACCAAAGAAATAAAACGTAAGTCATTAAATGTTAATGTATTAGGGCTTGCTTGCCCAAAATTTGTTCCTATTGTAGAAAGTCATGAGTATCAATCAACTATCGCTAAAAAAGTTGTAGCTGAAACGTTGCAGTATTTTAAGACATCAAACATTGATACTTTAGTAATGGGATGTACTCACTACCCATTATTAAAACCATTTATTAAAGATGTCATGGGAGAAAAGGTTAAATTAATTGATTCAGGAGCTGAAACAATTACTGAAGTGAGTGTGTTACTTGATTATTATGAAATAGCAGCCTTACCAGATACATCATTAAAAGAGCACCAATTTTATACAACGGGGTCGGTTCGAAACTTTGAAAAAATCAGTTCTGATTGGTTGTCATTAGAGAACATAATAGTAGAACATGTAGATATTACACGTATGGGAGATTAG
- a CDS encoding mechanosensitive ion channel family protein, with protein MQETTTSSQTPEVLNEAAKNVRGINRFLNQLDWNKIIASVINKAILILIVLLLLTIIRKVLFKVIDKSFKNNNKKKDNFSENRMHTLRTLSRNAVQYSLFFIGIYSFLTIIGVPVGSLIAGAGIAGIAIGLGAQGFINDVLTGFFIIYERQLDVGDHVVIDDIEGIVNDIGLRTTRIKSFNGTMNYIPNRQILIVSNLSRGNQLVVVDIRVNPTDDIDQIMAIMKSINEEKIINLTDIRSEPNLVGLVDLGNGYFAIRSTVYAISGSQFGVKTQMMTAYIEALTKAGIKLPSTPLNLKI; from the coding sequence TTGCAAGAAACAACAACAAGTTCTCAGACACCGGAAGTTCTAAATGAGGCTGCAAAAAATGTGAGAGGGATCAATCGTTTTTTGAATCAACTTGACTGGAATAAAATAATTGCTTCGGTTATTAATAAGGCTATCTTAATTTTAATCGTTTTACTATTACTGACTATTATTCGTAAAGTCTTATTTAAAGTGATTGATAAATCATTTAAGAATAATAATAAAAAGAAGGATAATTTTAGCGAAAATAGAATGCATACGTTAAGAACCTTGTCCCGAAATGCAGTACAGTATAGTTTATTTTTCATAGGTATCTATTCATTTTTAACCATTATAGGTGTCCCTGTTGGATCATTAATAGCTGGGGCTGGAATTGCTGGTATCGCTATTGGTCTTGGAGCACAAGGATTTATTAATGATGTATTAACAGGATTTTTTATTATTTATGAGCGTCAATTAGATGTAGGTGATCATGTTGTAATTGATGATATCGAAGGAATTGTTAATGACATTGGACTACGTACTACTCGTATTAAAAGTTTTAATGGGACAATGAACTATATACCTAATCGCCAAATCCTTATTGTTAGTAACTTATCTAGAGGCAATCAATTAGTTGTAGTAGATATCAGAGTCAACCCAACCGATGATATTGATCAAATAATGGCTATTATGAAATCAATTAATGAAGAAAAAATCATTAATTTAACCGATATCCGTTCTGAACCTAACCTTGTTGGATTAGTTGATTTAGGTAATGGTTATTTCGCCATTCGTTCAACTGTTTATGCTATTAGTGGCTCTCAATTTGGAGTCAAAACGCAAATGATGACGGCTTATATTGAAGCTTTAACAAAAGCAGGCATAAAACTTCCTTCTACACCGCTTAACCTTAAAATATAA
- a CDS encoding energy-coupling factor transporter transmembrane component T: MKNNRYIIFDPRSKLVTVIFASLILISRANPSMELIFMVFITCLLCLSGSIKKAMVIFMSYIVLVFLTIQFFHEITGVLSAIISFILVVYKSLLPPVAAGMFATQNTSVGEWVAAMKKWHMPNFLIIPFIVICRFFPTLRHDFKSIRQAMKFRGIYLSFSQVVKHPIQTMEYFLVPILKQVDYTAQELSATALVRGLGYEGQHTSVISIKLKIQDYLLLASLLVLLLIEGGVIL; this comes from the coding sequence TTGAAAAATAATAGATATATTATATTTGATCCAAGAAGTAAATTAGTGACCGTTATTTTTGCTAGTTTAATCTTAATTTCACGAGCTAATCCATCAATGGAACTTATTTTTATGGTATTTATAACCTGTTTATTGTGTTTGAGTGGTTCGATAAAAAAAGCGATGGTAATATTTATGAGTTATATTGTGTTAGTTTTTCTCACAATACAGTTCTTTCATGAAATTACAGGAGTATTATCCGCTATAATCTCATTTATTTTAGTTGTCTATAAAAGTTTGCTTCCACCAGTTGCTGCAGGAATGTTTGCAACACAGAATACCTCTGTTGGTGAGTGGGTAGCTGCTATGAAAAAATGGCATATGCCGAACTTTTTAATTATTCCTTTTATTGTCATTTGTCGTTTTTTTCCGACACTACGTCATGATTTTAAATCAATTAGACAGGCTATGAAATTTAGAGGGATTTATTTATCTTTTTCTCAAGTGGTTAAACATCCTATTCAAACAATGGAATATTTTTTAGTTCCAATTTTAAAGCAAGTTGATTATACAGCCCAAGAATTATCTGCTACAGCACTTGTGCGTGGTTTGGGATATGAAGGCCAGCATACCAGTGTTATCTCGATTAAATTAAAGATTCAAGACTATTTACTACTGGCAAGTTTATTGGTATTGTTATTAATTGAGGGAGGTGTTATATTATGA
- a CDS encoding MptD family putative ECF transporter S component, with amino-acid sequence MKKLKVQDLISIGVYATVYFFTVFIATMLMRFTVPVFHSLLVPSMSALISGTIYLIVANKIPKFGAITIVGSVMAVFFFAFGYFPLAFLPSFLFPLLADFVQTKTKIADKSKIMLSYTIFSFGLTGPILPLWFMRDAYIDSLLAKGKDMTYVNSVFEGVSTASFFVSMILVVITSFVGLKIGQIIYNKHFAK; translated from the coding sequence ATGAAAAAGTTAAAAGTTCAAGATTTGATTTCTATAGGGGTATATGCAACAGTCTATTTTTTTACAGTATTTATTGCCACGATGTTGATGCGTTTTACCGTGCCGGTTTTTCATAGTTTGCTTGTTCCAAGTATGTCAGCACTTATTTCTGGCACAATATACCTTATTGTGGCAAATAAAATACCAAAATTTGGTGCAATTACTATTGTTGGGTCTGTTATGGCTGTTTTCTTTTTTGCCTTTGGATACTTTCCATTAGCGTTCTTACCGAGTTTTTTATTTCCTTTGTTAGCTGACTTTGTGCAAACTAAAACAAAAATAGCAGATAAATCCAAAATAATGTTGAGTTATACTATTTTTAGTTTTGGCTTGACTGGTCCTATTTTACCACTTTGGTTTATGAGAGATGCTTATATAGATTCTTTATTAGCTAAAGGGAAAGATATGACTTATGTTAATAGCGTTTTTGAGGGAGTTAGTACTGCTAGTTTTTTTGTATCAATGATACTAGTCGTGATTACAAGTTTTGTGGGACTTAAAATTGGGCAGATTATTTATAATAAACATTTTGCAAAATAA
- a CDS encoding YtxH domain-containing protein encodes MSKKSSGFLAGAVIGGVAAATAALLLAPTSGKKLRKDLLEQLDDLSDGKASELVDLAQEKGVELGELAKEKTAEYPWVGEQISQLKDDSSELLDNFKNQTQTLSEGFQTNSDKLKSTVKPIVEDDIVLSTDDIADDVTEAIEDRQK; translated from the coding sequence ATGTCAAAAAAATCAAGTGGCTTTTTAGCAGGAGCAGTTATTGGGGGAGTAGCAGCAGCAACAGCAGCTCTTTTATTAGCACCAACTAGTGGAAAAAAACTGAGAAAAGATTTATTAGAACAATTAGATGATTTATCTGATGGTAAAGCAAGTGAATTAGTTGATTTAGCTCAAGAAAAAGGGGTTGAATTAGGAGAGTTAGCAAAAGAAAAAACAGCTGAATACCCTTGGGTAGGAGAACAGATTTCCCAATTGAAAGATGATTCTTCTGAGTTATTAGATAATTTTAAAAATCAAACACAAACATTGAGTGAAGGTTTTCAAACTAATTCTGATAAATTAAAGTCCACTGTAAAACCTATTGTAGAAGATGATATTGTGTTAAGTACTGATGATATTGCAGATGATGTAACTGAAGCAATTGAAGATAGACAAAAATAG
- a CDS encoding N-acetyldiaminopimelate deacetylase, whose translation MERISEDELIQIRRELHQIPELGLEEEKTSTYLLENIRALPQDRLIIKVQDTAIIVTVKGNNSSKTLAWRTDIDALPILEKTDLPFQSTHEGVMHACGHDFHMTIALGLLKNVVYAELKNDVVFFFQPAEENKSGAKIYTDNHFLDVKMIDEIYGLHVSPTLPVGSVSTRVGTLFAGDCGFSARFYGKESHAALPHEGNDMIVAVSSFIQQIQTIVSRNVNPMDSAVITFGQLNAGVASNVLPGYADLTGTIRTLTHEVTDLVVQRVKDIVKGIEVTYQCKVEIDFNQLGYVPVVNDKDTTTKLMDFFNEQQDMVVEIATPLMTAEDFGYLLKQIPGTMFWLGVDSQYGLHHPSFNPNESALIKAVTLMTDYFISQD comes from the coding sequence ATGGAACGTATTTCAGAAGATGAATTGATTCAAATTAGGAGAGAGTTACATCAGATACCAGAACTTGGCCTAGAAGAAGAAAAAACTTCAACCTATTTACTAGAAAACATACGTGCATTACCTCAAGATAGATTGATTATTAAAGTACAAGATACTGCTATTATAGTGACTGTTAAAGGAAATAATTCATCAAAAACACTTGCATGGCGTACAGATATCGATGCACTGCCAATATTAGAAAAAACGGACTTGCCATTTCAATCAACACATGAAGGTGTTATGCATGCATGCGGTCATGATTTCCATATGACCATTGCTTTAGGATTATTAAAAAATGTGGTGTATGCTGAATTAAAGAATGATGTTGTTTTCTTTTTTCAACCAGCTGAAGAAAATAAAAGTGGTGCTAAAATTTACACAGATAATCATTTTTTAGATGTGAAAATGATTGATGAGATTTACGGATTACATGTGAGTCCAACTTTACCAGTAGGAAGTGTTTCAACACGTGTAGGAACACTATTTGCTGGAGATTGTGGGTTTAGTGCCCGCTTTTACGGAAAAGAAAGTCATGCTGCATTACCTCATGAGGGAAATGATATGATTGTTGCTGTGTCATCGTTTATTCAACAAATTCAAACTATTGTGAGTCGAAATGTTAACCCAATGGACTCGGCTGTCATTACCTTCGGACAACTCAATGCTGGTGTTGCAAGTAATGTTTTACCTGGATATGCTGATTTAACTGGAACAATTCGAACATTAACACATGAGGTGACAGATTTAGTTGTTCAACGTGTAAAAGATATCGTAAAAGGTATTGAGGTTACTTATCAATGTAAAGTAGAAATTGATTTTAATCAACTTGGTTATGTTCCAGTAGTTAATGATAAAGACACCACAACAAAATTAATGGATTTTTTCAATGAACAACAAGATATGGTGGTTGAAATAGCAACCCCTTTAATGACAGCGGAAGATTTTGGTTATTTATTAAAGCAAATACCAGGGACGATGTTTTGGCTTGGAGTGGACAGCCAATATGGACTACACCATCCATCATTTAATCCCAATGAGTCTGCTTTAATAAAGGCAGTAACACTAATGACTGATTATTTTATATCGCAAGATTAA
- a CDS encoding metallophosphoesterase has product MKYLVVSDNHGVASYLEDIKAKWLNNVDYFFHCGDSELSPEDDIWSTFHVVRGNCDYYQEYDTVEVVETSEDRVLLTHGHLFNVNMTFDKLLYQAEEVQANIVLYGHTHQLFVDMVDDILLLNPGSISQPRGKYSYLKTYAIITHQSDGYLVEYYNERHELQKELTHFFLMD; this is encoded by the coding sequence ATGAAATATTTAGTCGTTAGTGATAATCATGGTGTAGCATCTTATTTAGAAGATATAAAAGCAAAATGGTTAAATAATGTAGATTATTTTTTTCATTGTGGGGATTCAGAATTATCTCCTGAAGACGATATTTGGTCAACGTTTCATGTTGTGCGTGGAAATTGTGATTATTATCAGGAATACGATACGGTTGAAGTTGTAGAGACATCAGAAGATAGAGTGTTATTAACACATGGGCACTTATTTAACGTGAATATGACATTTGATAAACTACTTTATCAGGCTGAAGAAGTACAGGCAAACATCGTATTATATGGACATACACATCAGTTATTTGTGGACATGGTAGATGATATTTTATTGTTAAACCCAGGCAGTATTTCTCAACCACGGGGTAAGTATAGCTATTTAAAGACATATGCTATCATTACACATCAATCAGATGGTTATTTAGTGGAATATTATAATGAAAGACATGAATTACAAAAAGAATTAACCCATTTCTTTTTAATGGATTAA